The segment TCGGGGCGGACGCGTCGGACTCTTCGCCCTGGGTTTGGTGCTGGTTCTGGCGCTCAGCCAGTTCTACGCCCCCGAAGTGTACGACATCCATTACTCCAAACTCTATCGCGTCGATCGCGGCGAGCCGATCCAGACCACCTGGAGCCACTTCTCCCGGCTGACCGTATATGAATCGGTCTTCTGGGTTCCCGAACCCGACAAGCCCTTCGGTTGGGGGATGAGCGAGACCCTGGGTGACGAGACTATCGACCAGTACTGGATCGACCAGGACGACAGCGCCGGGACGCCGATCACCCGCTTCGAGGGCGATCCGGCCGAATTGGATTTCCTGCCCTACGACGTGACCAACCTGGCCTACAGCCTGGGTGATTACGACAACGCCCTGATCGTCGGCGGCGGCGGCGGCCGGGATATCCTGGCGGCCAAGCACTTCGGCGTCGACGAGGTCACCGCCGTCGAGATCAACCCCCAGATGATCGAGTTGGTCGAGGAGACCTTCGCCGACTTCGCCGGCCGACCCTACAGCCTGCCCGGGGTGACCGGGGTGGTCAGCGAGGCTCGCAGCTACCTGACCCGGGACGAGGAACGCTACGACCTGTTGATGATCTCGATGATCGATTCCTGGGCCGCCACCATGGCCGGCGCCTTCGCCCTCTCCGAGAACAACCTCTACACCGTCGAGGCCGTCGACCTCTACCTCGATCACCTGACCGAGGACGGCGTCTTGACCATGTCACGCTGGTACAACTCCAACCTGAAGTACGAGACCTACCGCCTGGTCAACCTGCTCTACGAGGGTCTTGAACGTCGAGGGTACGATACTCCGGCCGAGCACATCGCCGTTGTCAACGGCGGCAGCATCGCCACCGTGCTGGTCGGCCGACAGCCTTTCGAAACCGTCGAGCTGGACCGTTTAACCCGATACGCCGAGACGATGGACTTCACCCCCCTCTGGCTGCCCGGTCGGTCCGCCGCCGATCCCGAGTTGAACCAGATCCTCTCCGCCGAGCGTGAGGCCTTCCTCGCCGGGCAGAATCTGGATCTCTCCGCCCCGACCGACGATCGACCCTTCTTCTTCATGTTCACCGACAGCGTCCTGGGGGAAATGTCAGAGGAAGCCCAGGAAGCCAGCTTCATGCCCTACAGCCAGGTTCTGCTGCGTTGGTTGTTCTACATCCTGCTGGGCCTGGCCCTGGTGTTGATCATCCTGCCGCTGGCGTTGAAGAAAAAAGAACCCGGGGAGGATTTCACCCTCGGCCGGGTGCTGTTCAAACAAACCCGCCAGTGGCTGTACTTCGCCGCCATCGGCCTGGGCTTCATGCTGATCGAGCTGTCACTGATCCAGCGCTACGTCCTCTTCCTCGGCCACCCCAGCTACGCCACCACCGTGGTGATCTTCGCCCTGCTGCTGTTCGCCGGCCTGGGCAGCGCCTCGACGACCCGCCTGGCCAAACGCTGGACGATCCGCCGTGTCCAGCTCATCGCCCTGGGATGCGTCATCCTGCTGGGGGTGTTCCAGGCCCTCGTCGTCCCAGCCCTGCTGGAGAACGCCCTGGGCGCCGCTCTGGGTTGGCGCATCGCCCTGAGCATCCTGTTGCTGGCCCCCCTGGGCTACGTGATGGGGATGTCCCTGCCCCTGGGCATCAAGCGGCTCAACGCGATCGACGCCGCGGGAATGGTACCCTACGTCTGGGGCATCAACGGTGTCTTCAGCGTCTTCGCCTCCGTGGTCTCCATCGTCATCGCCCTGAGCTGGGGTTACACCATCGGCCTGTTCTGGGCCTTGGGGGCCTACCTGATCGCCCTGCTCTGCGCCGCCGGAAACTGGCGCCGCCGGAAACCTCAAGCCGACCCCCTCACCGATAAGGGCTGATATCCACCTCAGCCGGGGAGATCTTCGGCTGAAAAGGGGCGAGGGGCGGTTCTTTTCAACGGCCGCCCCGGCCAACGATCAGCAAACGCGGTTGAAAAAAGACCGGCCGGCGGCCGGAGAAAGGACAACAATGCGCAGATTGGCCCTTCCGGCTGCCCTGGTCGTACTGCTCGCCTCGACGGGCTGTGAACAACGCTTCGAGGAGCCGGAGATCGAGTTCCGCCATCTGGGAAACTGGGAGTTCACCGACAAGGGCGTCGAGCTGGAGGTCGAGATCGAGGTCACCAACCCCAACGACATTTCGGCGACGGTTCTGCGGGCTGATTACACCCTGAGCATCAACGGCGTCAAGGCCGGTACGGGCCACGCCTCCGATCTGCGGCTCCCCGCCGGTGAAACGGTCAGTCTGAACCTGCCGCTGAACCTGAGCTACGGCGGCCTGGTTGACGCCGCCCTGGCCGGCGACTGGCCCGAGGTCGATTACGTCATCAACGGCACGGCCAAGGTCAGCGCCCTGGTGCACACCCGGGAGGTCGAGTTCAGCGAAGCCGGTACGGAAGAAGTGCCGTTGTCGGCGGATTTGCTGCGCTTCCTGCACTGAGCCGTCGCCTCAACCACCGCCAAGCATCCGCCGCAACGCCGCCGCGGCTTCGACGGCCTTGCCGCGGGGGTGGTTGTTGAAGAACAGGAAGACCCGCTCGAGCGGTCCGCTGATCAGGCGGATCATCCGTTCCAAATCACCGTCGTCGCCCCGCAGCTCGGGCGGCGACGGTTTTTGCTTCGCTGAGGCGGCCGTCGACTCAGTTGCCGACTCGTTGACGGCCTGGAGTCGCCGGACCCAGGGCGCCAGCTCGTCCCCGTCGTAGGCGTAATCGTAGCGGGTGACGTTGTCCCCCCGCCACCAGGTGTCGGTCCGTCGGCCGTGAAAGCGCACGTAGATCGTCGGCGTCGTCGCCACGAGCCGGGGCGGCGGGAGCCGTTCCAGGCGGGGCATATCCACGCTGACCCAACTCAGGCCCAGCTCGGCGCACAGCTCGGGTCCGGGGCCCTCGAGCCAGTCCCGACGGCGGAACTCCACCGCCGCTTGCAGACCGGCGAATTCCTCGGCCACGGCCCGCAGGTAATCCAGGCTGGCCCGGTCGGGTTTGAAGCGGTAGGGGAACTGCAGCAGGGTGGGACCCAGCTTGCCCGCCTCGGCCAGCGGCGTCACCGCGGCGCAGTAGTCCTCGACCAGGAGCCGATCCAGGGAGTCGTAGCTCTCGGGGTGGGTGACGCCGCCGGGAGCCTTGACGCTGAAGAGGAAGCCCGGCGGGGTGCGCGCGGCCATCCCGGCGAAGACCCGGGCCGGCGGCAGCCGGTAGTAGGTGGCGTTGATCTCGACGCTGTCGAAGGCCGGCGCCGTTTCTCCGGCCAACAGGTCCGTCTGCCGCGCCAGGGAACCGGAGTAGAAATCGAGCATCGCGCTCCCGGGCAAGCCCGTCGGATAGTAGACGCCCCGCCAGTCGTCATAGGAGTACCCACTGG is part of the Candidatus Coatesbacteria bacterium genome and harbors:
- a CDS encoding DUF72 domain-containing protein — encoded protein: MPIIHQGAEFRLGTSGYSYDDWRGVYYPTGLPGSAMLDFYSGSLARQTDLLAGETAPAFDSVEINATYYRLPPARVFAGMAARTPPGFLFSVKAPGGVTHPESYDSLDRLLVEDYCAAVTPLAEAGKLGPTLLQFPYRFKPDRASLDYLRAVAEEFAGLQAAVEFRRRDWLEGPGPELCAELGLSWVSVDMPRLERLPPPRLVATTPTIYVRFHGRRTDTWWRGDNVTRYDYAYDGDELAPWVRRLQAVNESATESTAASAKQKPSPPELRGDDGDLERMIRLISGPLERVFLFFNNHPRGKAVEAAAALRRMLGGG